The sequence CGCGCCGGGCTGGTGAGCCGCGTGGTGCCACTGGACAAGCTGATGGACGAAGCCCTGGGCGCCGCGCTCATCATCTGCGGCTTCTCGCTGCCCAGCGTGATGGCGGCCAAGGAATCGGTCAACCGCTCGTTCGAAGGCTCCCTGTCCGACGGCGTGATGTTCGAGCGCCGCATCTTCCACGCGCTGTTCGCCACCGACGACCAGAAGGAAGGCATGGACGCCTTCGTGAACAAGCGCAAGGCCGAGTTCAAGCACCAGTAATGGCGCAGCGCGGGGGTGGGGGATGCACAGGCTGTAACACGCCAGCGCATGGGGCAAGCGTATAAGCGTTTGCACGCAGCAGTAGCCCGAAAGGCAACAATTCGGGAGGCTGCGTGGTCAGGCCTCCGGCCTGCTTCCCACCCATAAATCAGGAGATTCCCCATGACCACACGCCGACGCTTTTTGATGATGGTGCCCGCGAGCGGCGCCGTGCTCGCCGCCGCCTGCTCCAAGCAGGAAGAACCCGCTGCGGCGGCCCCCGCACCCGCGCCCGCCCCGGCCGAACCACCGGCCGCCGCTGCACCGTCCCCGGCAGCTCCGCCCACAGCCCCCATGGCAGCCGGCCCCATGGTCGAAGCCACCGACCCGACCGCTGTGGCGCTGGGTTATGTGGCCGTTGCGGCCAACGCCGACAAGGCCAAGTACCCCAATTTCGTGGACGGCAGCAACTGCGCCAACTGCGCGCTGTACCAAGGCGCCGCAGGCTCTGAAGCCGGCCCGTGTCCGCTGTTCGCGGGCAAGCAGGTGGCGGCCGCCGGCTGGTGCTCGTCCTGGGTCAAAAAGACGACCTGATCCACCGGTTTCGGACCGGGGAGCGCCCGGGTCGCACCTGGATTTGAGCTACAATCCCGCCTCGTTGGTGATATAGCTCAGTTGGTTAGAGCGCAGCATTCATAATGCTGATGTCGGTGGTTCAAGTCCACCTATCACCACCAACATTCAAAAAGCGGGCTCTGGCAACAGGGCCCGCTTTTTTCATTCCAATTTTCCGCAACGCGACGCGTGTCCACCAAGGACACCGAGGGTCCGGCTCCGCCGGCCCAAGGTGTCGCCCCCCTTGCGGGGGTGGCGCAGAAGGCGACGCGGGGGGAGCTCCCGAAATGGCCATCAAGTCCACCATCTTCAAGGCAAACCTGCAGATCGCCGACATCGATCACAGCTACTACGTCGACCACGCGCTCACCCTGGCCCGCCATCCCAGCGAGACCGACGAACGCATGATGGTGCGCCTCGTGGCCCTGGCCATCCACGCCCACGAGCTGCAGGACACCTGCCGGGGCGACGGCACGCTGGCCTTCGGCACCGGCCTGTCCGACCCGGACGACCCGGACGTCTCGCTCACCGACTTCACCGGCCGCAAACGCCTGTGGATCGAGGTCGGCCAGCCCGAAGACAAACCCCTGGCCAAGGCCTGCAGCAAGGCCGACGCGGTGGTGCTCTACGCGTTCGGCAGCGCGGCCGATGTCTGGTGGCGTGGCATCAGCACCAAGCTCACGCGGTTGGACCGCTTGCAGGTCTGGCGCCTGCCCACCGAGGTGGCGCCCGCCCTGGCGCAAATGGCCGAGCGCAGCATGCAGCTGCAGGCCACGGTGCAGGAGGGTGTGCTGACACTTTCCAGCGACCGCGGCAGCGTGGCGGTGGAGCCCATCCGCTGGAAGTGACTAGGTCAGCCACAGCGCGCGGTAGGCGCCATCGGCGTCGTGGTCCCGCGTCTGTTTCTCGACGTTGAAACGCCGCCCGCCGCGCGGGTCGGTGCCGCGCCCGGCGATGTAGAGCCAGTTGCCCTGGTTGCTGTGCACGTCGAAGTCCACCAGCGTGGATTCAAACCAGGCCGCACCCGCGCGCCAGTCGCAGGCCAGATCGTGGATCAGGAAGCTGGCCACCACCTGCCGCAACCGGTTCGACAGGTAGCCCGTGGCGGCGAGTTCCCGCATGCCGGCGTCCACCAGCGGCTCGCCGGTGTTCCCTTGGCGCCAACGCGCAAACGCAGCTGCGTGGTGCGGTGGCGCGGGCAGATTGCTCAGCCCGCGTGCGCGGTAGAGCGCGCGGCCGTGGCGCCGGTGCAGCAGGCGGAAGTGTTCGCGCCAGAGCAACTCGAACACGATCCAGCGGCTGCCATCGCTCGCACCGGCCCAGGCCTCGTGCACCTGCAGCGCAGCGTGGATCTGGCGGGCCGACAGCGCGCCGCAGGCCAGCCAGGGAGAGAACTTGGTCGAACAGTTGGTGCCGCTGAGCTGGTTGCGCGTGGCTTTGTAGTGGCGCGCGAGCGGGCCCTGAAAGTAGCGTTGGAGGTGGGCCAGCCCGGCCGTTTCGCCGCCGGCGAATCCGGGTGTTGCGTAGGGGAAGGACGAACGCACATCCTCGCTCGCTGGCGGCAGCGCCCTCGCGGGATCGTCTGGAGCGGCGGGCACGGGCGGCAAGCGTTCAGGCACGGGCAACACGTCAGGCACCCGCACCATGGCGTGTTCCACCGCCTGGCGAAACGCGGTGAACACATCGGGCACCTTTGTCGGTGCAAACGGCAGGTCGGCCTGCTCGAACAAACCCGACTGGTCGCGCGTGTGCACGGTCAAACCCGCGGCGCGCAGCGCCTGCACCTCGTCCCGCTCTTCGGGCGCGGCGATGTCCTCGGTCACCACGGCATCCATTTGCAACTCGCGGACCAGCGCCGGCAACACATCGAGCGCGCGGCCGGACAACTGCAGCAGGCGGCTGCCGCGGGCCTGGAGCTGGTTGGAGAGGTCGCTCAGGCTGTCGTGCACGAAGCGCTGGCGGTGCGGGCCCCGGCGCACAAAACCCCATGGGGTGCCCGCGTCTTGCGCCGGGTCGTGGCAAAACACCGGCAACAAGGCGCTGGAGGCGGCACAGGCCTCGGCCAGCGCCGGGTTGTCGCCGAGCCGCAAGTCGTTGCGAAACCAGTAGAGGGTGCGTGCACCCGCTCGGGGGGCGGGCCGATCAGCTGTCACTGCGGCTGTGCTCGACCCAGATGAGTTCGTTCGTCCTCACACCCAGGCGCGCGGCCTGGGCCACGAGCTGTTCGCGCACACCCGGGGGCAGCTGTTTGTCGCGCGCCAGGATCCACAGGTAGTCCGTGTTGGGCCCGATCACCATGGCCCAGCGGTAGCCCGGGTCGAGCGCGATCACGTGGTACCCACCGTAGAACGGCCCGAAGAACGAGACCTTGAGCGAGGCGGTGTTGGTGTCGCCGGTGAACAGCGCCTTGCCCACCGCTTCCTTCCATTCACCCTTCGCGGTGTTGAAGCCGCGGTTGACCACGGCCACGCTGCCGTCGGCCTCCAGCCGGTAGGTGGCGTTCACGTCGCTCAGGCCGCGCTCGAAGCGGTGGTCCAGGCGAGCGATCTCGAACCACTGACCGGCATAACGTTTCACATCGAACGGGCTCACCACGCTCACGCCATCGGGTGGCGATGTGCAGGCATTGAGCAGCGGCAGGCCCGCCAGACACAGCAGCAAAAACGCGCGCTGCAACCAGCGGCGCGCAGGTCGGCAAGAGAGTGATGACATGAGGGCTTATCGCAGGTTCGTGGACAGATTTCATTGTGCGCCGTACAGTGAAATGCAGCGGTCCCAAGGGCCAATCGTCCACCGCGCTTCAGTTCGCCCGTGCCCCATGTCGATGTTCAACCAGCTTCCCGGATTCGTGCGCTCGCCCGCCGGGCTGGAGCGCGTGATCCTGCGCCGCATGCCCAAGGCCTTTGTGCTGAGCGCCCTGTTGCCCGCGCTGGCGGCGTTGTCGGCGCGCTGGTTCGACTGGAGCGGCAGCGAGGCCGCAGCGGCCGCCAGCATCCAGATGGTCGACTTCGTGGCGATCGGCGTGGTGCTGCTGCTGTGGACCCTGCTGCTCACCCTGGCCCTCGGGGCATTCATCGTCATGGTGATGAAGGGACCGGCCTATGTGGCCGACGGGTATCCGCTGGTGGAGTCGGACCGGCCGCTGGACGGCCCGCGCCGGCCTTGAAGGGCCTTGCACAGCAGGGCGCGTGAGACAATCACGGCCTTGCCCGCGCGGGCCTGTCAACCAGGCCAGCGACCCTTTCAACAGCCTCTGGACACACACCATGAACCGCTGCCCATCCTCCATCAGCACCGGCCTGCTCGCAGCGCTGATCGCCCTGCCCTTCTTCGCACAGGCCCAGTCGGGCACGCGCGACTTTCCCGCCAAAGCCCTGCGCGGCACCTTGGTGGTGGTGCAGCCGCCGAACGTGACCATGGACGACCGCGCCACCCGCCTGTCGCCGGGCGCACGCATCTACAACACCAACAACTCGCTGGTGATGTCGTCGTCGCTGCTGAACAAGGAAGTGGTCGTGAACTACACCGTGGACCTGCGCGACCAGATCCAGAACGTGTGGATCCTCACCGAGGCCGAGGCCAAGGAAAAGCGCGCCGGCTTCGGCGTGCAACGCAACTACGTGTTCGATTCGCTGCAGCCCAAGCCGGCCGCCAGCACCAACTGAAGTCGAACACGGGGCCTTTCGCGGCCCGCGGCGTTCACCCGATACCCACCCCCATTCGCGCCCAGCGCAGGCACCGGCCTTTGCCGCCCGTGCCACAGGAGCTTTTCCATGAGCAAAAAAGTTTTCATCAAGACCTTCGGCTGCCAGATGAACGAGTACGACTCGGACAAGATGGCCGACGTCATGCACGCCGCGCAAGGCTACGAGCCCACGCAGGACGTGGAAGAAGCCGACCTGATCCTCTTCAACACCTGCTCGGTGCGCGAGAAGGCTCAAGAGAAGGTGTTCAGCGACCTCGGTCGCGTGAAGCACCTGAAAGACAAGGGCGTTCTGATCGGTGTGGGCGGTTGTGTGGCCAGCCAGGAAGGCGCGGACATCATCAAACGCGCGCCGTATGTGGACGTGGTGTTCGGCCCGCAGACCCTGCACCGCCTGCCCGAGCTGCTGAACCAGCGCGCAAGACTCGCGGTGCCGCAGGTCGACATCAGCTTTCCCGAGATCGAGAAGTTCGACCACCTGCCACCGGCCAAGGTCGACGGTGGTGCGGCTTACGTGAGCATCATGGAAGGCTGCTCCAAATATTGCAGCTACTGCGTGGTGCCGTACACGCGCGGCGAAGAGGTGAGCCGCCCGTTTGACGACGTGCTGGTGGAGGTGGCGGGCCTGGCCGACCAGGGCGTGAAAGAGGTGACGCTGCTGGGCCAGAACGTGAACGCCTACCGGGGCGCGATGGGTGACAGCGGCGAGATCGCCGACTTCGCGCTGTTGCTCGAATACGTGGCCGACATCCCCGGCATCGAGCGCCTGCGCTTCACCACCAGCCACCCCAACGAGTTCACGCCGCGCCTGATCGAGGCCTACGCCAAGATCCCCAAACTCGTGAACCACCTGCACCTGCCTGTGCAGCACGGCAGCGACCGCATCCTCATGGCCATGAAGCGCGGCTACACCGCCATGGAGTTCAAGAGCACGGTGCGCAAGCTGCGCGCGATCCGTCCCGAGCTCGTGATGAGCAGCGACTTCATCGTCGGTTTCCCCGGCGAAACCGACGATGACTTCGACAAGATGATGAAGCTCATCACCGACGTGGGTTTCGACACCAGCTTCAGCTTCATCTTCAGCCCGCGCCCGGGCACCCCCGCGGCCAACCTGGTGGACGACACGCCGTATGCGGTGAAGCTCAAGCGCCTGCAGCACCTGCAGGCCACGATCGAGGAGAACGTGCGCCGCATCAGCGCCAGCCGCGAAGGCACGGTGCAGCGCATCCTGGTCGAGGGTGCGTCGCGCCGCTCCAGCGCCGAGGTGCCCGAACTCACCGGCCGCACCGAGTGCAACCGCATCGTCAACTTTCCCGGTGGCCCGCTGGCCGAGCGCCTGGTGGGCCAGATGGTCGACGTGCGCATCACCGAAGCCCGGCCACATTCGCTGCGGGCCGAGGTGTTGACGCACGAAACCGCCCTGGACGCCTGAAGGCCACCCACGACTGTGAAGTCCCCCCGCTTCTCGTTCCCGCAACTGCTGCTGGTCGCGTTCCTGCTGATCGGCTTGCTGCTGGGCGCGGCCGCCTTGCGCGCGCTGTTTTCGCTGGAAGCCTTGATGGCCCAGAGCCGCGACAGCGCGGCACAAGCCATTGCGCTGTCGACCGCGGCGCAGTCCCTGTCCGAGCGCAGCCTGACGATGGAGCGCGCCGCGCGCCAGTCGCTGGTGCTGCGCGACAACCAGCTGCGCCAGCGCTTCACCGAAGCCGCCGGCAACGCACGCGACATTCTCAAACGGCTGGAAGACAACGAACTCCCGCCCGAGTTCTCCTTCAACTGGCTGCAGCAGCTGACCGTCATCACCGAGTTGCTGGAAGGCCCCCCCGAAACGGCGCTGGACCGCGAACGCGAAGTGGCGCGGGCCTTTCGTGAGATCGACGGCCACAGCGCCTCGATCGCGCAGAAGGTGCAGTCCATCATCGGCACGCGCAACGAGGCGCTGCAGGCGCGTTTCGAGACCAGCCGCCAGGAGCTCACGCAGCAGGTGCTGGGTTCGATCTTTGTGGCCGCGGTGATGGCGCTGGGTTTTGGGGTGTGGCTGGCGCGCCCGTTCCAGCGCATCGAAAAAGCCATCCAGGGCCTGGGCGAGAACCGGCTCGACGTGCCCATCGACATCGCTGGCCCGGCCGACGTGCGCCGTGTGAGCCAGCAGCTGGACTGGCTGCGCCTGCGCCTGACCGAACTCGACGCCGACAAGGCGCGCTTCCTGCGGCACATCTCGCACGAACTCAAGACGCCGCTGGCCTCGCTGCACGAAGGCGTGGCGGTGCTGGGCGACGGTGTGGCCGGCGCGCTCAACCCCAGCCAGGCCGAGGTGGTCAACATCCTGCAGCACAACACCCTGATGCTGCAGCACCAGATCGAGGCCTTGCTGCGCTTCAACGCCGCCGCCTTCGAGGCGCGTCAGCTCAAGCGCGAGAAGACCGACCTGATGGCCCTGCTGGAAGACCAGATCGATGCGCAGCGCCTGCAATGGCAGGCCCAGGGCCTCACCGTGCGGGCCGAAGGCGCGCCGGTGGTCCTGCCGATCGACCGCGAGAAGATTGCGTCCGCCGTGGGCAACCTGCTGTCCAACGCGATCCGTTTTTCGCCGCACGGCGGCGTGATCCGCCTGGTGCTGCTGAACCTGCCGGGACGCGCCAGCCTGGACATCATCGACCAGGGGCCCGGTGTGGCCGAGGCCGACCGCGACCGCATCTTCGAGCCCTTCTACCGCGGTGAACGCCAGCCCCAGGGCGCGGTGCGCGGCACCGGCATCGGCCTGTCCATCGTGCACGAGTACATTGTTGCCCACGGTGGCCGCATCGAGCTGCTGCCCCAGCGCCAGGGCGCCCATTTCCGTATCGAACTTCCCCATGCGAATTAGTCTTTCCGCCGCTGCGACGGCGCTCCTGGTGAGCGCCTGCGGCACCATGCCCACGCCGCCCACCGAGCCCACGGTGACCACCGTGATCACCACGCCCGCACCGGCCCCGGCGCCGCAGATCCTGGTGATCACGCCGGTGCAGGCACCCGCGGTCACGCCGCCCGAAGCCCTGAACACACAGGCGCCTCCACTGCCCGACGTGGTCACGGCCCTGCTCACCTACTCGGAGCGGGTTCGCCAGCTCAATCCGAGTGACCTCGCTGCCGAAATCGCGGTGCAGGGCGACCCCGGCAATGTGCCCTTGCGGCAGATGCAGCTCGCACTGGCGCTGATGCACAGCCCCCAGGCGGTGGACACGGCGCGCGCGCTGGCGCAGCTGCAGCGGGTGGTGGGCAGCTCCGCCCCCGAGGCCACGCCCCTCAAACCCCTGGCACGCTTGCTGGGCTACCAGCTGATGGAGCAGCGCCGGCTCGAAGACGGCCTGGAGCGGCAGAGCCAGCAACTGCGCGAGAACCAGCGTCGCATCGATCAGTTGAACGACCGGCTGGAGGCGATGCGTGCCATCGAACGCAGCCTGACCACCCGCCCGCCTGCGGCTCCCAACGGCAGCCGCACCGCGCCGCCCTGAACACCTTGTCTCCATGAACACCACTTCGCCACGCGCACGCCTGCTGGTCGTCGACGACGACGCCGACATGCTGCGCCTGCTGGCGATGCGCCTGGGCTCGGCGGGTTACCAGATCACCTCGGTCGGCTCGGCCGAAGCGGCGCTCAGCCAGCTCGACATCGAACGTCCGCAGATGGTGCTTTCCGACGTGCGCCTGCCGGGCAAGGACGGACTCGCCCTGTTCGACGAGATCCGCAAACGCCACCCTTCGCTCCCCGTGATCCTGCTCACCGCGCACGGCACCATTCCCGACGCGGTCGAAGCCACGGCGCGCGGCGTCTTCACCTACCTCACCAAACCCTACGACGCCAAGGAGCTGCTGGAGAAGATCGCCCAGGCCCTGGCCCTGGGTGCGCCGGCCAGCGACAACGCACGGGTGGACGAAGCCTGGCGCAGCGAGATCGTGAGCCGCTCCAACCGCATGGCCGACCTGCTGGCCGAGGCGCGCATGGTGGCGCAGAGTGATGCCAGCGTGCTGCTGCGCGGCGACTCGGGCACGGGCAAGGAAATGCTGGCACGCGCCATCCACAAAGCCAGTTCGCGCGCGAGCAAACCCTTCATTGCGGTGAACTGCGGCGCCATCCCCGAGGCACTGCTCGAATCCGAACTCTTCGGCCACATGAAGGGTGCGTTCACCGACGCGGTGGCCAACCACAAGGGCCTGTTCCAGGCGGCCGACGGCGGCACGCTGCTGCTCGACGAGATCGGTGACATGCCACCCGCCCTGCAGGTCAAGCTGCTGCGCGTGCTGCAGGAACGCGCGGTGCGCCCGCTGGGTTCGAGCCAGTCGCTTCCGGTGGATGTACGCATCATCTCGGCCACCCACCGCGACCTGGAAGAAGCCATGGCCACGGCGCAGTTCCGCGAAGACCTGTACTACCGGCTCAACGTGGTGACGCTCACCTTGCCCACGCTGGCCGAGCGCCGCGAAGACATCCCGCTGCTGGCCAACCATTTCCTGGCCAAGCTGGCGGCCAAGTACGGCAAGCGCAGCTCGGGCTTTGCGCCAGAGGCGCTCAAGGCGCTGACCATGTCCGCCTGGCCGGGCAATGTGCGCCAGCTCTACAACGTGGTCGAGCAGGTCTGCGCCCTGTCCACCACACCGCTGGTCTCGCTGGCGCTGGTGCAGCGCGCGTTGCGCACGCCCTCGGTGGAGGTGCTGAGCTTTGCCGACGCCAAGCAGCGTTTCGAGCGGGAGTACCTGGTGGGCCTGCTCAAGATGACCGACGGCAACGTGGCCGACGCGGCCCGACTGGCGCAGCGCAACCGCACCGAGTTCTACCGGCTGCTGCAGAAACACGCGCTCACCCCCGGCCTGTTCAAAAGCGACGCCACGCCGGGTTCTTCGGGTATTCCCGGAGACGCTGTCGCCGATGAGTGACAGCCTCACTCCCTTGATTTCATTGGATTTTTCCAATGCCGTGGCAAGCGCTGTCGCTGTTTGACGACAAAAACAGGCGTTTGAGGCTCGCGTTGGCCCATCTTGCGAGCCTGTAAAAGAGGTTTTCACTCCAAGCCTTTGATTTGGCTGGGTTTTTTCAACCTGGCACAGGGTTTGCCCTTAACAAGGCATGACCCTCACGATCCGCCCGTTTTCAACCGCCCGGTGCACCCGCACCCTGGTGTTGCTGGGCGCCCTGTTTGCGGTGCTTTGCGGGGCGTCAGCCCAGGCCCAGCGCATGGACTGGGACGGTCTGACCCAACTGGCCCAAAGCCGCGCCGCCGGGACTTATCAAGCAAACAGCGACAAGCTCCCTGCCGAGCTGGCCAGCATCACCTACGACCAGTTGCGCGACATCCGCTTCAAGCCCGAGCAGTCGCTCTGGCGCGCCGACGCCCTGCCGTTTGAAGCCCAGTTCTTCCACCTCGGCCTGTACCAGACCGAGCCGGTGCGCATCCACGAGCTCATGCCCGATGGCCGGGTGAACCACCTGCCTTACCGGGGTGCCGATTTCGATGTCGGCAAGAACACCTTCAACCCTGCGTCGTGGGGCGACCTGGGCCACGCCGGTTTCCGCCTGCACTACCCGCTCAACGGCCAGGCCTACAAAGACGAGCTGGTGGTGTTCCAGGGCGCGAGCTACTTCCGCGCGCTCGGCGCCGGCCAGCAGTACGGCCTG is a genomic window of Hydrogenophaga sp. RAC07 containing:
- a CDS encoding high-potential iron-sulfur protein; the protein is MTTRRRFLMMVPASGAVLAAACSKQEEPAAAAPAPAPAPAEPPAAAAPSPAAPPTAPMAAGPMVEATDPTAVALGYVAVAANADKAKYPNFVDGSNCANCALYQGAAGSEAGPCPLFAGKQVAAAGWCSSWVKKTT
- a CDS encoding DASH family cryptochrome, which encodes MTADRPAPRAGARTLYWFRNDLRLGDNPALAEACAASSALLPVFCHDPAQDAGTPWGFVRRGPHRQRFVHDSLSDLSNQLQARGSRLLQLSGRALDVLPALVRELQMDAVVTEDIAAPEERDEVQALRAAGLTVHTRDQSGLFEQADLPFAPTKVPDVFTAFRQAVEHAMVRVPDVLPVPERLPPVPAAPDDPARALPPASEDVRSSFPYATPGFAGGETAGLAHLQRYFQGPLARHYKATRNQLSGTNCSTKFSPWLACGALSARQIHAALQVHEAWAGASDGSRWIVFELLWREHFRLLHRRHGRALYRARGLSNLPAPPHHAAAFARWRQGNTGEPLVDAGMRELAATGYLSNRLRQVVASFLIHDLACDWRAGAAWFESTLVDFDVHSNQGNWLYIAGRGTDPRGGRRFNVEKQTRDHDADGAYRALWLT
- a CDS encoding lipocalin family protein, with the protein product MSSLSCRPARRWLQRAFLLLCLAGLPLLNACTSPPDGVSVVSPFDVKRYAGQWFEIARLDHRFERGLSDVNATYRLEADGSVAVVNRGFNTAKGEWKEAVGKALFTGDTNTASLKVSFFGPFYGGYHVIALDPGYRWAMVIGPNTDYLWILARDKQLPPGVREQLVAQAARLGVRTNELIWVEHSRSDS
- a CDS encoding sensor histidine kinase; the encoded protein is MKSPRFSFPQLLLVAFLLIGLLLGAAALRALFSLEALMAQSRDSAAQAIALSTAAQSLSERSLTMERAARQSLVLRDNQLRQRFTEAAGNARDILKRLEDNELPPEFSFNWLQQLTVITELLEGPPETALDREREVARAFREIDGHSASIAQKVQSIIGTRNEALQARFETSRQELTQQVLGSIFVAAVMALGFGVWLARPFQRIEKAIQGLGENRLDVPIDIAGPADVRRVSQQLDWLRLRLTELDADKARFLRHISHELKTPLASLHEGVAVLGDGVAGALNPSQAEVVNILQHNTLMLQHQIEALLRFNAAAFEARQLKREKTDLMALLEDQIDAQRLQWQAQGLTVRAEGAPVVLPIDREKIASAVGNLLSNAIRFSPHGGVIRLVLLNLPGRASLDIIDQGPGVAEADRDRIFEPFYRGERQPQGAVRGTGIGLSIVHEYIVAHGGRIELLPQRQGAHFRIELPHAN
- a CDS encoding YaeQ family protein, producing the protein MAIKSTIFKANLQIADIDHSYYVDHALTLARHPSETDERMMVRLVALAIHAHELQDTCRGDGTLAFGTGLSDPDDPDVSLTDFTGRKRLWIEVGQPEDKPLAKACSKADAVVLYAFGSAADVWWRGISTKLTRLDRLQVWRLPTEVAPALAQMAERSMQLQATVQEGVLTLSSDRGSVAVEPIRWK
- the miaB gene encoding tRNA (N6-isopentenyl adenosine(37)-C2)-methylthiotransferase MiaB — protein: MSKKVFIKTFGCQMNEYDSDKMADVMHAAQGYEPTQDVEEADLILFNTCSVREKAQEKVFSDLGRVKHLKDKGVLIGVGGCVASQEGADIIKRAPYVDVVFGPQTLHRLPELLNQRARLAVPQVDISFPEIEKFDHLPPAKVDGGAAYVSIMEGCSKYCSYCVVPYTRGEEVSRPFDDVLVEVAGLADQGVKEVTLLGQNVNAYRGAMGDSGEIADFALLLEYVADIPGIERLRFTTSHPNEFTPRLIEAYAKIPKLVNHLHLPVQHGSDRILMAMKRGYTAMEFKSTVRKLRAIRPELVMSSDFIVGFPGETDDDFDKMMKLITDVGFDTSFSFIFSPRPGTPAANLVDDTPYAVKLKRLQHLQATIEENVRRISASREGTVQRILVEGASRRSSAEVPELTGRTECNRIVNFPGGPLAERLVGQMVDVRITEARPHSLRAEVLTHETALDA
- a CDS encoding sigma 54-interacting transcriptional regulator, whose product is MNTTSPRARLLVVDDDADMLRLLAMRLGSAGYQITSVGSAEAALSQLDIERPQMVLSDVRLPGKDGLALFDEIRKRHPSLPVILLTAHGTIPDAVEATARGVFTYLTKPYDAKELLEKIAQALALGAPASDNARVDEAWRSEIVSRSNRMADLLAEARMVAQSDASVLLRGDSGTGKEMLARAIHKASSRASKPFIAVNCGAIPEALLESELFGHMKGAFTDAVANHKGLFQAADGGTLLLDEIGDMPPALQVKLLRVLQERAVRPLGSSQSLPVDVRIISATHRDLEEAMATAQFREDLYYRLNVVTLTLPTLAERREDIPLLANHFLAKLAAKYGKRSSGFAPEALKALTMSAWPGNVRQLYNVVEQVCALSTTPLVSLALVQRALRTPSVEVLSFADAKQRFEREYLVGLLKMTDGNVADAARLAQRNRTEFYRLLQKHALTPGLFKSDATPGSSGIPGDAVADE